The following are encoded in a window of Molothrus aeneus isolate 106 chromosome W, BPBGC_Maene_1.0, whole genome shotgun sequence genomic DNA:
- the LOC136568524 gene encoding fibrous sheath CABYR-binding protein-like isoform X3 has translation MEAIAKVVSLIHMQWGIKCELRNFNLALTRLLELGVIGRPIDILHSEVWQKCTVALAEDTKATGSSKSLKAWGKAEAALCKALEERETWNAARSRLLITPQLGEGAITRTPPGGDPIENGETRGLGASHPSPSPEPPEPPEPPGDPLTPSGDPPGPRPPPEPPGVPAGSPPIPSPPIVDLAQEAERRAQSFWEGLAAEARNIEKAGARAGGGGDPPPYPFEYGVGGREEGCSPSARGGKNPETRPAADAHARETSAEPMPSREPWIPADAHAWGRDSGRALAREPCPLMPPYMGEIPPCGRQGEPRGRERHRPRGEERGRSRTKRQQKPEVHWQSTSDSEGSHSSPDRSAEPTKSSSDSEAEKAESMRFRTKPNKTFNTVENQPQYELTDWGKIKIECAGWAPAASVHAFPVRITGPQGNQQRTYTPVNSKDVQTIVKAISERGINSGVVSTLVDGLFSNDDLLPFDIVQISRMLFEREGTCGIQPPPAMDAGRPIYANP, from the coding sequence ATGGAAGCGATAGCGAAGGTCGTAAGTTTGATACATATGCAATGGGGAATCAAATGTGAGCTCAGGAATTTTAATCTCGCTTTAACGAGACTCCTAGAACTCGGGGTCATTGGTCGACCCATAGATATATTGCACTCTGAGGTGTGGCAGAAATGTACTGTCGCGCtagcagaggacacaaaagccacaggcagcagcaaaagcctgaaagcgtgggggaaggcagaagcAGCCCTATGCAAAGCATTAGAAGAACGGGAGACGTGGAACGCTGCGCGTTCCCGTCTGTTAATCACGCCACAGCTGGGGGAGGGGGCGATAACGCGAACCCCCCCCGGTGGCGACCCGATTGAAAACGGGGAAACGCGGGGGCTGGgcgcatcccatccctccccgagcccagagcccccggagcccccggagcccccgggggaCCCCCTGACCCCTTCGGGGGACCCTCCGGGACCCAGACCACctccggagccccccggggtgCCCGCGGGCTCCCCGCCCATCCCTTCCCCGCCGATAGTCGACTTAGCGCAAGAAGCAGAGAGACGCGCGCAGTCCTTTTGGGAGGGATTGGCGGCAGAAGCCCGAAATATCGAGAAAGCAGgcgcgcgggcgggcggcggaggGGATCCGCCGCCCTACCCGTTTGAATATGGCGTGGGTGGCCGGGAGGAGGGGTGCAGCCCGTCGGCCCGCGGCGGGAAGAACCCGGAAACGCGGCCAGCCGCGGACGCGCATGCGCGGGAAACCAGCGCTGAGCCCATGCCCAGCCGGGAGCCGTGGATCCCAGCAGACGCGCATGCGTGGGGGCGCGACAGTGGGCGGGCACTCGCTCGGGAACCGTGCCCACTGATGCCACCGTATATGGGAGAGATCCCTCCCTGCGGGAGGCAGGGCGAACCCAgggggcgggagcggcaccgcccccgaggggaggagcggggccgaAGCCGAACAAAACGGCAGCAGAAACCGGAAGTTCATTGGCAGTCGACTTCCGACTCTGAAGGGAGCCACAGCTCCCCAGATCGCTCTGCGGAGCCCACCAAGTCCAGCAGCGACTCGgaagcagagaaagcagaatCAATGCGGTTTCGGACGaaaccaaataaaactttcaaCACAGTCGAGAACCAGCCCCAATACGAACTCACCgattggggtaaaatcaaaatcGAATGCGCGGGATGGGCGCCCGCAGCATCGGTGCATGCCTTCCCGGTGAGAATTACAGGACCCCAGGGGAACCAGCAAAGAACATATACTCCCGTTAATTCCAAAGACGTTCAGACAATAGTAAAAGCTATTTCAGAAAGAGGAATTAACTCAGGGGTGGTCTCCACTCTCGTGGACGGTCTTTTTAGCAATGATGATTTACTCCCTTTTGATATAGTGCAAATAAGCCGTATGCTTTTTGAGAGGGAGGGGACGTGCGGGATTCAGCCCCCTCCCGCTATGGATGCGGGACGGCCCATCTATGCCAACCCATAG